A region from the Leptospira ellinghausenii genome encodes:
- a CDS encoding Bor/Iss family lipoprotein → MKFNLALILLFTTTLNVSCYHSRYKVDSCERCKYYLKESTNGKSYKIHSKFYFWGLYPSKLEYGMEDLCKNSDVKEIHEYTSFSDGIYENFTLGVYTPRTMDISCF, encoded by the coding sequence ATGAAATTTAATTTGGCATTAATTTTACTTTTTACAACTACTCTAAATGTTAGTTGTTATCATTCAAGATACAAGGTTGATTCTTGTGAAAGATGTAAGTATTATCTAAAGGAGTCAACTAACGGAAAATCATATAAAATTCATTCAAAGTTTTATTTTTGGGGGCTCTATCCATCTAAATTAGAATACGGTATGGAAGATTTGTGCAAAAATTCGGATGTAAAAGAAATCCACGAATACACTTCCTTTTCGGATGGAATATATGAAAATTTTACCCTTGGGGTATATACCCCAAGGACAATGGACATTAGTTGTTTTTAA
- a CDS encoding beta strand repeat-containing protein, protein MKKVSFTFLIHKAIILIFSTVIFSSCMAWPVGSAALFGIFGGNSSGGSNSLISLLFGGNSGKSLSSIEISPKNVQIAKGTSANLKATAIYSDSTTQDITSETSWTSSDTNLVIVDKNGVSTSVAATSTGTTIITADYQSMKAEARISVTSATLKTIQVTSKEVTLANGYKAQFQAVGLFSDSTTQDLTSDPSINWLSSETAVATINTTGLVSTIGVGSSLITASFGSVSDTASLNVSNSSLVAITISPANNTMSINDTKQFRATGVFSDSTTADITNQVTWSISSGISHATISASTGLVTATSSAGTATVLATKGAISGSTSLIVANCNLTGITITPTNPIALGTGIQFTATGSYSNCSSQNITSNVVWNSTNTEIATISNSTLNAGYASSVSAGTVIIEATKGAIVGNTALEVRRITLTSLAITPSTFSIQHISGFPKTQPFSASGTYSDGTIMDLTSQVIWSTSNTSVATVSNSSPNQGIISTAGSGNVQILATKDGITGTANVTITSDSTSPELSTVTGSGANYVIVSFTENVNITQAGSTANWKVADPNTQAGSCATLDNFSGSTQTADFSISSITPISPSEYKINFSANTQAKVYTVLVNNTGAGAIKDLANNQIACPNSLNFTGQDSVKPYLLSAVSTNSTTIQVIFSEAVNSTGGGVTDATVPSNWIITEDDSSSNNNLCADPTSPSVSSVTKVSSSTYKLNIVGWAQCTIRYKVVVASTVVDIASTPNTMGSPSSLNFIGVEQLKLISAQAITANSIKLTFSKSVKADSSCSTISSCSERYKIPTALGSVTNAMVGTGNEDNTVTLTHQTAQGGYVYTVIVANNVDDDQFNNTGNSFKGIRNASDSEYVQSQPKDRAGFMGLGAPIDSFADGAYFDDPFLDGTTFSFSFNYDGKVYLGTNDKNSAAFRFEPSGLNSTLITFSFLNLLSPTCSNATGFGTNASGTCGADSIGPNSEYGVVGFTSITSTISSSNFELLYIGNLKDGVNKVYYTQDKDSVLDWKEATWSATGGGNTKSIQTIYGFNDRVYSAASSAHGTQAPAVAVHSLTETGGEVALGAGSDLSLRSVNYIGKNASIDNPCKAGNSSCVVGIDSMLYVANPTLGGPKLFLANNGGVVHSTTTPPTSSAHFSLALSLRAAERGNATLVLPGSPTGLQKLSPGQKGAPLMVEYNGRLYLARNLSAGETNSTTQTTNNGAELWKCEVSCGTNSNWKKIATASNFGSDSNNKAISLLQVNGSSLYIGFDNQFGTRIYKSTATEINPTDDGNGHADFTLQSVQGLGGGYTRIFSSTSVYDGINSYIYVVVGTGSNAVKVFRQTN, encoded by the coding sequence ATGAAGAAAGTATCCTTTACATTCTTAATTCATAAAGCAATCATTCTAATCTTTAGTACGGTAATATTCAGTTCCTGTATGGCATGGCCTGTTGGTTCAGCAGCTTTATTTGGTATTTTTGGCGGAAATTCTTCTGGAGGATCAAACTCACTTATTTCATTATTATTTGGAGGAAACTCTGGTAAGTCCCTATCTTCTATTGAGATATCACCTAAGAATGTTCAAATTGCAAAAGGGACTTCTGCTAACCTAAAAGCTACTGCGATTTATTCAGATTCAACGACTCAAGACATAACATCCGAAACTTCTTGGACATCTTCCGATACCAACTTGGTGATAGTGGATAAAAATGGAGTCAGTACATCTGTCGCTGCAACTTCAACAGGGACAACAATCATTACCGCTGATTATCAATCTATGAAAGCAGAAGCAAGAATCTCCGTTACCTCCGCTACTCTTAAAACAATTCAAGTGACAAGTAAAGAGGTAACTTTGGCCAATGGATATAAAGCTCAATTTCAAGCAGTAGGTCTTTTTTCTGACTCTACCACACAAGATCTTACTTCTGATCCTTCAATCAATTGGCTTTCATCGGAAACTGCCGTTGCAACGATTAATACTACAGGGCTTGTGTCAACAATAGGAGTTGGTTCTAGTTTAATTACTGCAAGTTTTGGTTCCGTTTCGGACACTGCTTCTTTGAATGTCTCTAATTCTAGTTTGGTTGCGATAACAATCTCTCCAGCAAACAACACGATGTCTATCAATGACACCAAACAATTTCGTGCAACTGGAGTATTTTCAGATAGTACTACAGCAGATATAACGAATCAGGTTACGTGGTCAATTTCATCAGGAATTAGCCATGCGACGATATCGGCTTCTACAGGTCTAGTCACAGCAACATCAAGTGCTGGGACAGCAACTGTCCTTGCTACAAAAGGTGCGATTTCAGGAAGTACTAGTTTGATAGTTGCGAATTGTAATTTAACTGGCATCACAATTACTCCGACGAATCCTATTGCTCTAGGGACTGGAATTCAGTTTACGGCAACAGGTTCTTACTCAAATTGTTCAAGTCAGAATATAACTTCAAACGTTGTTTGGAATTCAACCAATACCGAAATTGCAACCATTAGTAATTCAACACTCAATGCAGGTTATGCTAGTTCCGTGAGTGCTGGAACGGTAATCATTGAAGCTACAAAGGGGGCTATTGTTGGAAATACGGCACTTGAAGTAAGGAGAATCACTTTAACTTCATTAGCGATCACTCCTTCCACTTTTTCTATACAACACATTTCAGGTTTCCCGAAGACCCAACCATTTTCTGCATCTGGAACGTATTCAGATGGTACCATTATGGATTTAACTTCTCAAGTTATTTGGAGTACATCAAATACTTCAGTTGCCACGGTAAGCAATTCGTCACCTAATCAAGGTATTATTTCAACAGCTGGTTCAGGAAATGTACAGATATTGGCAACAAAGGATGGAATCACTGGAACTGCAAACGTTACAATTACTTCTGACAGTACATCGCCTGAACTATCAACAGTGACTGGATCAGGTGCAAATTATGTAATTGTTTCTTTCACTGAGAATGTAAATATTACACAAGCTGGTTCAACTGCAAATTGGAAGGTTGCAGATCCAAATACCCAAGCAGGATCATGCGCTACGTTGGATAATTTTTCTGGTTCTACCCAAACTGCTGATTTTTCTATCAGTTCTATAACACCTATATCTCCTTCCGAATATAAGATAAATTTTTCTGCAAACACACAGGCAAAAGTATATACAGTCCTCGTAAATAATACAGGTGCTGGTGCCATAAAAGACCTTGCTAATAACCAAATTGCTTGTCCCAATTCATTAAACTTTACTGGGCAAGATTCCGTTAAGCCGTATCTTTTAAGTGCAGTTAGTACGAATTCAACGACGATTCAGGTTATATTTTCTGAAGCAGTGAATTCAACTGGAGGTGGAGTAACAGATGCTACTGTTCCATCTAACTGGATCATAACTGAGGATGATAGTTCATCTAATAATAATCTTTGTGCGGATCCTACTTCTCCATCAGTATCATCTGTGACGAAAGTCAGTTCTAGCACTTACAAACTTAATATTGTTGGTTGGGCTCAGTGTACAATCCGATATAAAGTTGTCGTTGCTTCTACAGTTGTTGATATAGCTTCAACTCCGAACACTATGGGTTCACCCAGTTCGCTCAATTTCATTGGTGTGGAACAATTGAAATTGATTTCAGCGCAAGCAATTACTGCGAATAGCATTAAGCTTACTTTTAGTAAATCTGTGAAAGCTGATTCTTCTTGTTCTACTATTTCTTCTTGTTCAGAGAGATACAAAATACCAACAGCACTGGGAAGTGTAACCAATGCAATGGTAGGGACTGGAAACGAAGATAACACTGTGACACTTACTCATCAGACAGCTCAAGGTGGTTATGTATATACCGTAATTGTTGCTAACAATGTTGATGATGATCAATTTAATAACACTGGTAATTCATTTAAAGGAATTCGAAATGCGAGTGATTCTGAATATGTCCAATCCCAACCGAAGGATAGAGCTGGTTTTATGGGACTTGGAGCACCAATTGATTCATTTGCAGATGGAGCATACTTTGATGATCCTTTCCTGGACGGTACTACCTTTTCCTTTTCATTTAATTATGATGGCAAAGTTTATTTGGGAACAAACGATAAAAATTCAGCAGCATTTCGATTTGAACCTTCTGGTCTTAATTCAACATTAATAACATTTAGTTTTCTCAATCTTTTGTCTCCAACTTGCTCTAATGCGACTGGATTTGGTACCAATGCATCGGGGACTTGTGGAGCAGATTCCATCGGCCCTAATTCAGAGTATGGAGTTGTCGGTTTTACAAGTATTACTTCAACCATCTCATCTTCTAATTTTGAACTTCTATATATTGGTAATTTAAAGGATGGGGTCAATAAGGTCTACTACACACAGGATAAAGATTCGGTACTTGATTGGAAAGAAGCAACATGGTCAGCAACTGGAGGAGGGAATACTAAGAGTATTCAAACAATTTATGGCTTCAATGATCGAGTTTATTCCGCAGCATCTTCAGCACATGGAACGCAAGCCCCTGCAGTTGCTGTTCATTCATTAACAGAAACAGGTGGAGAAGTTGCCTTAGGAGCGGGTTCCGATTTATCATTAAGAAGTGTCAATTATATTGGAAAAAACGCGAGCATAGATAATCCTTGTAAGGCTGGAAATAGTAGCTGTGTTGTGGGCATAGATAGTATGTTATATGTTGCAAATCCAACATTAGGTGGACCAAAATTGTTTTTAGCAAATAATGGAGGTGTTGTACATTCAACTACGACTCCTCCCACTTCAAGCGCACATTTTAGCTTGGCTTTATCTTTGCGAGCTGCTGAACGTGGGAATGCAACTTTGGTTCTACCTGGATCACCAACGGGTTTACAAAAATTAAGTCCTGGTCAAAAAGGAGCACCATTAATGGTAGAATACAATGGTCGATTGTATTTAGCTAGAAACCTTTCCGCCGGTGAGACGAATAGTACTACCCAGACAACTAATAACGGAGCCGAACTTTGGAAATGTGAAGTGAGTTGTGGGACAAATTCGAATTGGAAAAAGATTGCAACTGCATCCAATTTTGGTTCCGATTCGAACAACAAGGCTATCTCATTATTACAAGTGAATGGTAGTTCTCTTTACATCGGATTTGACAATCAATTCGGAACAAGGATCTACAAATCTACTGCTACTGAAATCAATCCTACTGATGATGGGAATGGGCATGCGGATTTTACTCTTCAATCTGTTCAGGGTCTCGGCGGTGGATATACGAGAATCTTTTCATCTACCTCTGTATACGATGGGATTAATTCCTATATCTATGTAGTTGTTGGGACAGGTAGTAATGCTGTTAAAGTATTTAGGCAGACTAATTGA
- a CDS encoding SRPBCC family protein — protein MLVTNTSFTIDRILPASKEKVFAAWSNPESKRRWFSCHDDWETVEFSLDFKVGGKESNLVITPSGSRHVFDATFYDIIPNERIVYAFGMYMNDIRISVSLVTVIFDSLIEGRTKMSFTEQIVLLGGVSNEGVQKIEIEGRIEGTNAGFDRLTKEFS, from the coding sequence ATGTTAGTCACCAATACATCTTTTACCATTGATAGAATTTTACCAGCTTCTAAAGAAAAAGTTTTTGCCGCTTGGTCGAACCCAGAGTCAAAACGCAGGTGGTTTTCATGTCATGATGATTGGGAAACTGTGGAGTTCAGTTTGGATTTTAAAGTAGGTGGAAAAGAATCCAATTTAGTGATCACACCTTCTGGAAGTCGGCATGTTTTTGATGCGACATTTTACGATATCATTCCCAATGAAAGAATCGTATATGCATTTGGAATGTACATGAATGATATTCGGATTTCAGTTTCTTTGGTTACTGTCATCTTTGATTCATTAATAGAAGGTAGAACTAAAATGTCATTTACCGAACAAATTGTACTACTTGGAGGAGTTTCCAATGAAGGAGTGCAGAAGATCGAGATTGAAGGTAGAATCGAAGGAACAAATGCTGGTTTTGACCGACTCACCAAAGAATTTTCCTAA
- a CDS encoding glutathione S-transferase family protein, protein MDNNNPRNLLLYFHPLASFCHKVLIALYENGTEFEPRFVDLLEEESRSELFAYWPVGKIPLLRDRLRNQIIPETSVIIEYISEFYPGTANLLPSLPQESIEVRLWDRFFDLYISDSVQKIVLDRIRTEGQKDPFGVERAYERLPVAYGMLEKQLDTKNYIVSDHFTMADCSAVPALFYSDTLLSFRNGYPKLTNYFERLLEKSSVKRTLDEAEPYFHMYPFFDQIPTRFLKEKK, encoded by the coding sequence ATGGATAACAATAACCCAAGAAACCTGCTCCTTTATTTCCACCCGCTGGCTTCTTTTTGTCACAAGGTCCTCATAGCATTGTATGAAAATGGAACCGAATTTGAACCTAGGTTCGTAGACCTTTTGGAGGAAGAGTCTAGATCGGAATTATTTGCCTATTGGCCTGTCGGGAAAATTCCATTATTACGGGATCGCCTGCGAAACCAAATCATCCCAGAGACAAGTGTCATCATTGAATATATCAGTGAATTTTATCCTGGGACTGCCAATTTACTACCATCTCTTCCTCAAGAATCCATTGAAGTGAGACTCTGGGACCGATTTTTTGATTTATACATCAGCGATTCTGTACAAAAGATTGTTTTGGATCGTATTCGGACTGAAGGGCAAAAAGATCCATTTGGTGTTGAACGTGCTTATGAAAGATTACCTGTCGCATATGGTATGTTAGAAAAACAATTGGATACAAAAAACTACATTGTATCTGATCACTTTACCATGGCAGATTGTTCCGCTGTTCCTGCTTTGTTTTATTCCGATACTCTTCTTAGCTTTCGCAATGGTTATCCAAAACTAACCAATTATTTTGAAAGACTATTGGAAAAAAGTTCCGTCAAGCGAACATTAGACGAAGCAGAACCATATTTTCACATGTATCCTTTTTTTGATCAAATTCCAACAAGATTTTTGAAAGAAAAAAAGTAA
- a CDS encoding LBF_1199 family protein, which yields MRWKASQFWKNASPNELLSFFSSIDKGEDLKSLAEHMLSDTEFCDLVFEYLWLLRTEDATKQFLNDPNITPELLMRFIYFGYGKQFLLDHFDSNAYFLQIRSMFDSAQSLRILSLGEEMDRDPTLKIHLLSNLDPQTWEAYFDLLEEKNMTMQTLLGIFSNLRENEIRKILLNSHTLYYYLRMMMVSGNQKTEEISEKEMENRKRLEVILSSIHVWETFCQELKDKYDLQKEINLTPKERNSKRMSLVLKELTKIPTAERNDVLVYLKGNGVVLDSWEETTVQSALLNFDRVGKYF from the coding sequence ATGCGATGGAAGGCCTCTCAATTTTGGAAAAATGCATCGCCAAATGAGCTTCTATCATTTTTTTCCTCCATTGACAAAGGTGAAGATCTTAAATCATTAGCAGAACATATGTTGTCAGATACTGAGTTTTGCGACTTGGTATTCGAATATTTATGGTTGTTACGCACAGAGGATGCGACAAAACAATTTCTAAACGATCCAAACATAACTCCAGAACTTTTGATGAGATTCATCTATTTTGGATATGGAAAACAGTTTTTATTAGATCATTTTGATTCCAATGCCTATTTTTTGCAAATTCGAAGTATGTTTGATTCCGCTCAAAGTTTGAGAATTTTATCTCTTGGTGAAGAGATGGATCGTGATCCCACTTTAAAAATTCATCTCCTTTCGAATTTAGACCCTCAAACTTGGGAGGCATACTTTGATCTTTTGGAAGAAAAAAATATGACTATGCAAACCTTACTCGGAATATTTTCGAACCTAAGAGAGAATGAAATACGTAAGATTTTATTAAACAGTCACACTTTGTATTATTATTTAAGAATGATGATGGTTTCCGGAAATCAAAAGACTGAAGAAATCAGCGAAAAGGAAATGGAAAATCGAAAACGACTTGAGGTTATTTTAAGTTCCATACATGTTTGGGAAACTTTTTGTCAGGAATTAAAGGATAAGTATGATTTACAAAAAGAAATCAATTTAACTCCCAAGGAAAGAAATTCCAAACGTATGTCTCTCGTTTTAAAAGAACTAACAAAAATTCCAACTGCAGAACGAAACGATGTATTGGTGTATTTAAAAGGTAATGGTGTTGTTCTTGATTCATGGGAAGAAACAACCGTACAGTCTGCCCTTCTAAATTTTGATCGAGTGGGAAAATATTTTTAA
- a CDS encoding GGDEF domain-containing protein — MKANTEQLNLRASSQTNSGSEKFQTANLARCIYTLVMVLVFYHFQLPWIVVIGSVHLVFSVIWFLLIHFDILVEKDVWWSGYVPATFDLIWLTVLAYGTGHITSFFILGYLGSIALSSMSLDRNYGVYNAFLATVLFSAMGFFVYYDVIPLVNILMPPVKPTLLSIFISSLLLGGSAFIVNQIVSKLFSSLTDVNEKLLAIAMTDPLTGISNRRSFFSNLEIEMARQHRSTSTYPIAFLLFDLDLFKSINDTYGHEIGDLVLIEFANVLKTSLRKQDFPARWGGEEFLVLLPNTDLDGAIVTAEKIRSTFHSLKIPIKGKELRCSTSVGISILKDQTTNPESVINLADEFLYEAKRKGRNQVYSEKNL; from the coding sequence ATGAAAGCAAATACAGAACAATTAAACCTAAGAGCGAGTTCCCAAACGAACTCTGGTTCCGAAAAATTCCAAACTGCAAATTTAGCAAGATGTATCTATACTCTTGTGATGGTTTTGGTATTTTACCACTTCCAACTTCCTTGGATTGTTGTGATTGGATCAGTGCATTTAGTTTTTTCCGTGATTTGGTTTTTACTCATCCACTTTGATATCTTAGTAGAAAAGGATGTTTGGTGGAGTGGTTATGTTCCAGCAACTTTCGATTTGATCTGGCTCACTGTCCTTGCTTATGGTACAGGACATATCACTTCATTTTTTATACTTGGTTACCTAGGTTCAATTGCTCTCAGTAGTATGTCACTTGATCGAAATTATGGTGTTTACAATGCCTTTTTAGCAACAGTCTTATTTAGTGCCATGGGATTTTTTGTGTATTATGATGTGATACCACTCGTGAATATCTTAATGCCACCCGTAAAACCTACATTACTCAGCATATTTATATCCTCTTTATTACTTGGTGGAAGTGCATTCATAGTGAATCAAATTGTATCAAAGTTGTTTTCTTCCTTAACGGATGTGAACGAAAAATTATTAGCAATTGCAATGACTGACCCACTAACAGGCATTTCAAATCGCAGATCTTTTTTTTCCAATTTAGAAATTGAAATGGCAAGGCAACACCGTAGCACATCAACCTATCCAATTGCATTTCTATTGTTCGATTTAGATCTATTTAAATCCATTAACGATACTTATGGTCATGAAATTGGAGACCTAGTGCTCATCGAATTTGCTAATGTATTAAAAACTTCCTTACGAAAACAGGACTTCCCAGCAAGATGGGGAGGAGAAGAATTTTTGGTATTATTACCAAATACCGATTTGGATGGAGCCATTGTGACTGCTGAAAAAATTCGAAGTACCTTCCATTCCTTAAAAATACCAATCAAGGGAAAAGAACTCCGGTGTTCGACTAGTGTAGGAATCTCCATCCTTAAGGACCAAACAACGAATCCAGAATCTGTCATCAATCTTGCAGATGAATTTTTATATGAAGCAAAACGAAAAGGTAGAAACCAAGTTTATTCTGAAAAAAATCTTTAG
- a CDS encoding LIC_10461 domain-containing protein yields MKWITIFSILFFFGRCHTTVIKIQKTELDINKMELKQNQTHQTSLVFGYTEVSDPSKSNCKNEKTKAIVLHRDWKDKLIHVLIGGIYSSKSISIYCDE; encoded by the coding sequence ATGAAATGGATTACAATTTTTAGTATTTTGTTTTTTTTTGGCCGATGCCATACAACTGTGATTAAAATACAAAAAACAGAATTAGATATTAATAAGATGGAGCTTAAACAAAATCAAACACATCAGACAAGTTTGGTGTTTGGATATACTGAAGTTTCTGATCCTTCTAAATCAAATTGTAAGAATGAAAAAACCAAGGCAATTGTATTGCATAGAGATTGGAAAGATAAACTAATCCATGTCTTGATCGGTGGAATTTATTCTTCCAAAAGTATTTCGATTTATTGTGATGAATGA
- a CDS encoding ArsR/SmtB family transcription factor — MKMTEPGIEQIFHALADPSRLQMVERLSLGSASVKELAEPLDMALPSVLKHLKVLENGGLVQSNKSGRVRTYELNFSKLNGINSWLDERKSAWNRSFDRLSQFLIESSDENSDGV; from the coding sequence ATGAAAATGACCGAACCTGGAATTGAGCAAATTTTTCATGCACTTGCTGACCCAAGTCGTTTGCAGATGGTGGAACGATTGAGTTTGGGATCTGCTTCCGTAAAGGAATTAGCTGAACCATTGGATATGGCATTACCTTCTGTATTAAAACATTTGAAAGTATTGGAAAATGGTGGGTTAGTGCAATCCAACAAATCAGGCAGAGTTCGAACTTACGAATTAAATTTTTCTAAATTGAATGGCATCAATTCATGGTTAGATGAACGGAAGTCGGCTTGGAATCGTAGTTTTGATCGATTAAGTCAATTTTTAATCGAATCTTCAGATGAAAACTCGGATGGAGTATAA
- a CDS encoding PQQ-like beta-propeller repeat protein, protein MILNCELPNLGNGCDPNSESFRDFYLARILTDDDREFCGSRAPNKSICEMDPLSIIQPRRWKYVAEELKKQAAFGTDGVSFQTFTQPETGLAKWLGGVLTNQELVYSLPYNRSDLLVIEPTQNSSTNVNTTSTGSAQWEGGVLAPNGKIYGIPRDANQILVFNPITNQSYFLTSPLTGVGKWRGGVLAPNGLIYGIPNSANQILVIDPQTDLVRTIPSPVSLSNMWEGGVLAPNGKIYAFPVDIDSIFVLDPYSERTYTIPSPKTGLGKWRHAVVTSDGMLVGIPSNDSDFIFLDPSNDSVSLRVSPSGGSGKWRGGIFSADGRIITIPADITDILAIDPVTFAYTTHSTGIGSGNKWGDGVLAPNGKIVSVPHTYDSILTINTGSRGKICKNLLLSSYWNVY, encoded by the coding sequence ATGATCCTGAATTGCGAACTCCCAAATCTTGGGAATGGTTGTGATCCTAACTCGGAATCCTTTCGTGATTTTTATTTAGCAAGAATCCTCACAGATGATGACCGAGAATTTTGCGGTTCTCGTGCCCCTAATAAATCCATTTGTGAAATGGACCCTCTTTCCATCATCCAACCTCGACGTTGGAAGTATGTGGCCGAAGAACTAAAGAAACAAGCTGCATTCGGTACTGACGGAGTGAGTTTTCAAACATTCACCCAACCAGAAACGGGTTTAGCAAAATGGCTTGGAGGTGTTCTTACGAACCAAGAGTTGGTGTATTCTCTTCCTTACAATCGTTCTGATCTTCTCGTCATTGAACCAACGCAAAATTCCTCAACCAATGTGAATACAACATCGACTGGATCTGCTCAATGGGAAGGAGGGGTTCTTGCACCAAATGGTAAAATTTATGGAATTCCACGAGATGCAAACCAAATCCTTGTTTTCAATCCTATCACGAATCAAAGTTACTTTTTAACTTCCCCTCTAACAGGTGTTGGTAAGTGGCGCGGCGGAGTGCTTGCTCCGAACGGACTCATCTATGGAATTCCCAATTCAGCAAATCAAATTTTAGTCATAGACCCTCAAACAGATTTGGTTCGTACCATTCCTTCTCCTGTTTCATTATCAAATATGTGGGAAGGGGGAGTGCTTGCTCCCAATGGCAAAATCTATGCATTCCCAGTTGATATCGATTCAATTTTTGTTTTAGATCCTTATTCAGAAAGAACGTATACAATTCCATCACCAAAAACAGGTTTAGGAAAGTGGAGGCATGCTGTTGTAACATCTGATGGTATGTTAGTTGGTATTCCCTCAAACGATTCTGATTTTATCTTTTTGGATCCTAGCAATGATTCAGTATCGCTTCGTGTTTCTCCATCAGGAGGGTCAGGAAAATGGAGGGGCGGAATTTTTTCTGCCGATGGAAGGATTATCACCATCCCTGCAGATATCACAGATATACTTGCGATTGATCCCGTCACTTTTGCTTATACAACACATAGTACTGGAATTGGGTCTGGAAATAAATGGGGTGACGGGGTATTGGCACCTAACGGAAAGATAGTTTCCGTTCCACATACGTATGATTCAATCCTGACGATTAATACTGGTTCTAGGGGAAAAATATGCAAAAATCTTCTACTAAGTTCGTATTGGAATGTATATTAA